A window from Salvia miltiorrhiza cultivar Shanhuang (shh) chromosome 2, IMPLAD_Smil_shh, whole genome shotgun sequence encodes these proteins:
- the LOC131009361 gene encoding transcription factor MYB101-like produces the protein MAPDVCEGLRNSSRHALKKGPWTTSEDLLLLEYVKKHGEGNWNAVQRNSGLMRCGKSCRLRWANHLRPHLKKGAFSVDEENLIVELHAKMGNKWARMASQLPGRTDNEIKNYWNTRLKRRQRAGLPIYPHEIIAEQGQQHRRNNPPQPSLTSLHRRNPNPLITFASPMIASSEINRSGPHLYANNHQLKLYHDGINGGLTLSLDASNSLMSSSTFLNQGLVVNQLPINSLVHQYNSLNPVSYGLGALGLPSIQSAAVLTPAASSSDFVAAASSDGAEDFEVERRSRSSGMLEDLFGESQALAYRGKGGGNLHEEGADFGVSHGGSSSHESYEGVEAKAPKDTTQMDDELMNLLDNFPLSVPIPDWDGEDGSESPSLNDGTSNTMHSQPIASEYNPVADSLESPNQDWHFGSCLWNNMPSIY, from the exons ATGGCGCCTGATGTTTGCGAAGGTTTAAGGAATTCTAGCAGGCATGCGCTGAAGAAGGGGCCGTGGACGACGTCGGAGGACTTGCTGCTGCTGGAATACGTGAAGAAGCACGGCGAGGGCAACTGGAACGCAGTTCAGAGGAATTCTGGGCTCATGCGATGCGGCAAGAGCTGCCGCCTCCGCTGGGCCAACCATTTGAGGCCCCATCTCAAGAAAGGCGCCTTCTCCGTTGACGAGGAAAACCTCATCGTCGAGCTCCATGCCAAAATGGGCAACAAATGGGCTCGCATGGCCTCTCag CTTCCGGGAAGAACAGACAACGAGATCAAGAACTACTGGAACACGAGGCTGAAGCGGCGGCAGCGCGCGGGGCTGCCGATCTACCCTCACGAGATCATCGCGGAGCAAGGGCAGCAGCACCGCCGCAACAATCCGCCGCAGCCTTCTCTCACCTCTCTCCACCGCCGGAATCCGAATCCGCTAATCACATTTGCTTCACCGATGATCGCCTCTTCGGAGATCAATCGCAGCGGTCCTCATCTCTACGCCAACAATCACCAGCTGAAGCTCTACCACGACGGCATCAATGGCGGCCTCACGCTGTCGCTGGACGCCTCGAATTCGCTGATGTCTTCATCGACTTTCCTCAATCAAGGGTTAGTAGTGAATCAATTGCCGATCAATTCGCTCGTTCATCAATACAATTCGCTCAATCCAGTCAGCTACGGATTGGGGGCTCTAGGGCTGCCTTCAATCCAATCGGCGGCGGTACTGACTCCGGCGGCTTCGTCTAGCGATTTTGTGGCGGCGGCATCGAGCGACGGCGCTGAGGATTTTGAGGTGGAGAGGAGGAGTAGATCGAGCGGAATGCTGGAGGATTTATTTGGGGAATCTCAAGCTTTGGCGTATCGTGGGAAAGGAGGTGGAAATTTGCATGAAGAAGGAGCAGATTTTGGTGTCAGCCATGGCGGTTCAAGCTCGCATGAAAGCTATGAAG GCGTGGAAGCAAAGGCTCCCAAAGACACGACTCAGATGGATGACGAACTGATGAACCTTCTAGACAATTTCCCGTTGTCCGTCCCAATCCCGGATTGGGACGGAGAAGATGGAAGCGAATCGCCAAGTTTGAACGATGGTACAAGCAACACGATGCATAGTCAACCCATTGCTTCAGAGTACAACCCGGTTGCAGACTCACTTGAGTCACCAAATCAAGATTGGCACTTTGGTTCTTGCCTTTGGAATAACATGCCTAGCATTTACTAA
- the LOC131009362 gene encoding LOW QUALITY PROTEIN: DNA repair protein RAD16-like (The sequence of the model RefSeq protein was modified relative to this genomic sequence to represent the inferred CDS: deleted 1 base in 1 codon) produces the protein MKLRSHGDGASSSKGKAKLKYGDSSDAEDYGAASSDSDFNVLSGDEGEDLLDVLAYSAEVFNLNYVSDEDGVPKRRKKNSYGKRGSQSSKKAEEEESERGTGAHIETVIGIDPGKIEFAGGIAEKSCRKKKGRKKKDRPILMWEVLEQENDRWIEENLQIDMDLINQNEIVMETVEPSDDLIIPLLRYQKEWLAWALKQEESTARGGILADEMGMGKTLQAIALVLFKRSFSSGIPDPALPSSSISSSRELPPIKGTLVICPLVAVMQWVREIDRFTSKGSTKVLVYHGANRAKYLYQLSDYDFVITTYAIVEAEFRKYVLPPKDKCQYCGKLFYEHKLKIHLKYMCGPGAVRTIKQAKQQRKELKCKKTPDLEVHTSEIKKGNKNGNGRKEMENDDSIESSDVTGLTSSKGKSILHCAAWERIVLDEAHCIKERRSNTTRAVLALQSKYKWALSGTPLQNRVGELYSLIRFLQIVPFSYYFCKDCDCRTLDYSSAECPGCEHKNVRHFCWWNRYVSTPIKILAGRGGGRGAMILLKHKILKSLVLRRTKKGRAADLALPPRIVTLRRDSLDIVEEDYYTALYNESQAQFNTYVDAGTLMNNYAHIFDLLTRLRQAVDHPYLVEYSLTAMERKGKTVDTRSDAKCGLCNDTEEDTVVTSCGHTFCKPCLIDFSASMGQNSCPTCSKPLTVDFTSNKDGKEQRSKTTIKGFRASSILNRIQLHDFQTSTKIDALREEIRFMVERDGSAKAIVFSQFSSFLDLIHYSLQKSGVHCVQLDGSMSMGARDAAIKKFTEDPSCRIFLMSLKAGGVALNLTAASHVFLMDPWWNPAVERQAQDRIHRIGQYKPIRIVRFIIENTVEERILKLQDKKELVFEGTVGGCSEALAKLTEADLRFLFVT, from the exons ATGAAGCTCCGCTCTCATGGCGATGGCGCTTCTTCTTCCAAAg GGAAAGCGAAATTGAAGTACGGAGACAGTTCTGATGCGGAAGATTATGGAGCGGCGTCATCCGATTCTGATTTTAATGTGCTGAGTGGTGATGAAG GTGAAGATCTGCTTGATGTACTTGCATACAGCGCGGAGGTTTTCAATTTGAATTATGTTAGTGATGAAGATGGTGTCCCGAAAAGGAGGAAAAAGAACTCCTACGGAAAAAGGGGAAGTCAGAGTAGTAAAAAAGCTGAGGAagaagagagtgagagaggcacCGGTGCACATATTGAGACTGTTATTGGCATCGATCCAGGGAAAATTGAATTTGCTGGTGGCATAGCTGAGAAATCTTGTAGGAAAAAGAAGGGTAGGAAGAAAAAAGATAGGCCTATATTAATGTGGGAAGTATTAGAACAAGAAAATGATAGATGGATTGAAGAGAATTTACAAATAGATATGGACTTGATAAATCAGAATGAGATAGTGATGGAAACTGTTGAGCCTTCAGATGACTTGATAATACCACTACTAAGATACCAGAAGGAGTGGTTAGCTTGGGCTTTGAAGCAAGAGGAATCTACTGCCCGAGGTGGCATACTTGCAGACGAAATGGGAATGGGCAAGACTCTCCAGGCAATAGCGCTCGTTCTATTCAAAAGAAGTTTCTCATCAGGAATTCCCGATCCTGCTTTACCCTCATCTTCAATCAGTTCCTCAAGGGAGTTACCACCGATAAAGGGTACACTTGTTATATGTCCCTTGGTCGCTGTGATGCAGTGGGTTAGAGAGATTGATCGGTTCACTTCCAAGGGAAGTACCAAGGTTCTTGTGTATCATGGTGCCAACCGAGCAAAATATCTTTATCAGCTTTCAGATTATGATTTTGTTATAACAACATATGCAATTGTTGAGGCAGAATTCAGAAAATATGTGTTGCCTCCTAAAGACAAATGCCAGTATTGTGGAAAATTGTTTTATGAGCATAAGTTGAAAATTCACTTGAAATATATGTGCGGTCCTGGTGCTGTTCGGACGATTAAGCAGGCAAAGCAGCAAAGAAAGGAACTAAAGTGCAAGAAAACGCCGGATCTTGAGGTTCATACAAGTGAGATAAAAAAAGGGAATAAAAATGGCAATGGTCGCAAGGAAATGGAAAATGATGATTCAATTGAGAGTTCAGATGTGACTGGCCTAACATCTTCCAAGGGAAAATCTATTTTGCATTGTGCAGCTTGGGAACGCATTGTATTGGATGAG GCTCATTGTATTAAAGAAAGACGTAGCAATACAACTAGAGCTGTTCTTGCTCTACAATCTAAATATAAATGGGCTTTAAGTGGTACTCCCCTTCAGAATCGTGTGGGCGAGCTCTACTCCCTT ATTCGCTTTCTACAGATAGTACCTTTCTCGTATTATTTCTGCAAGGATTGCGATTGCCGTACTCTTGATTACAG TTCAGCAGAATGCCCGGGTTGTGAGCATAAAAATGTTCGGCACTTCTGCTGGTGGAATAGA TATGTTTCCACGCCAATA AAGATTCTGGCCGGAAGGGGGGGCGGTAGAGGTGCTATGATTTTGTTAAAGCACAAAATCTTGAAAAGCTTAGTGTTAAGGCGTACAAAAAAGGGCAGAGCAGCTGATCTTGCACTACCTCCTAGAATT GTTACCTTGAGAAGAGATTCTCTCGATATTGTGGAAGAAGACTATTATACAGCACTCTACAATGAAAGTCAAGCACAGTTTAATAC ATATGTCGATGCAGGAACGTTGATGAATAACTATGCCCACATATTTGACCTACTGACACGCCTTCGTCAG GCAGTTGATCATCCCTACCTTGTGGAATATTCTCTTACTGCAATGGAAAGAAAGGGCAAAACCGTTGATACTAGAAGTGATGCAAAATGTGGTTTGTGTAATGACACCGAAGAAGACACTGTG GTTACATCATGTGGGCATACCTTCTGCAAGCCCTGTTTGATTGATTTTAGTGCTAGCATGGGACAAAACTCGTGCCCTACTTGTTCAAAGCCACTTACTGTTGATTTCACCTCCAACAAAGATGGGAAAGAACAGAGGTCAAAAACAACCATTAAAGGATTCAGAGCATCAAGTATTTTGAATAGAATCCAACTTCATGATTTTCAGACAAGTACAAAAATTGATGCCTTG AGGGAAGAAATTCGATTTATGGTTGAAAGGGATGGCTCTGCCAAGGCAATTGTCTTCAGCCAGTTCTCGTCTTTCCTGGATCTCATTCACTATTCCCTTCAAAAG tCTGGAGTGCACTGTGTCCAGTTAGATGGGTCCATGTCCATGGGAGCTAGAGATGCTGCTATCAAAAAATTTACTGAGGATCCTAGTTGCAGAATATTTTTAATGAGCTTAAAAGCAGGGGGTGTTGCTCTCAATCTCACAGCAGCGTCACAT GTTTTCTTGATGGATCCGTGGTGGAATCCTGCTGTGGAGCGGCAAGCGCAAGATAGAATACATCGAATAGGCCAATACAAACCAATCCG GATTGTAAGGTTTATTATTGAAAACACCGTTGAGGAAAGGATTTTAAAGTTGCAGGACAAGAAGGAATTAGTATTCGAGGG CACGGTGGGCGGGTGTTCGGAGGCTCTGGCAAAATTAACAGAAGCTGATCTGAGATTCCTGTTTGTGACCTAA
- the LOC131009992 gene encoding uncharacterized protein LOC131009992 — protein MVTLPLKVMVDKDNTKVLFAEANSDFVNVLLSFLALPLGIFARKFYVKSLYTLYRGLYNMDESYFSVRGAKEMLQNPRSCFRAECRKLVLDITGSLPNDFYVCSDKECPKTEAYKNVSMYSDIATCACGRSLSRKISVGESVDGAFVTNPSSFIVTGDLRVVPILSGLFQTLSNLGIAVTQGASMRSMSFYIDEIEKLFELCLTSATPLDDMIFKKTGLSSTVSTAAKPEPGINLLRHIPKDKAHSREIVLKVFLQESTNKFLYAEAMDDFVDLLFSFLTIPMGGVEVLLGGNTGFTGIHNLYRSVCDDFHDKCFRTPEIRNRLIDAKLPHGYISKNQFLPLSEDSIPNLYYSSVNWRMDLVIKNTSFDEKVGSMINQFKYSRELFVKKHTKCIVTDDLKVDPCLSTAFFILNKLGIPLSDVKEMELNIGLEEALCILKASLTSTTVLTDVLVKPMLTKRQKLDKQTKQEP, from the exons ATGGTTACGCTGCCTCTTAAAGTAATGGTCGACAAAGATAATACAAAGGTGTTATTCGCGGAAGCCAACAGCGATTTCGTAAACGTTTTGTTAAGCTTCCTCGCGTTGCCTTTGGGCATATTTGCGAGAAAATTCTATGTAAAAAGCCTATACACTTTATACAGAGGTTTATACAATATGGATGAATCCTACTTTAGCGTTCGAGGCGCTAAGGAGATGCTGCAAAATCCACGAAGTTGTTTCAGAGCTGAATGCCGCAAACTAGTGCTTGATATTACCGGCAGCCTCCCCAATGATTTCTACGTTTGTTCGGACAAAGAATGTCCTAAAACTGAAGCATACAAGAATGTCAGCATGTATTCTGATATAGCTACATGTGCCTGTGGGAGATCGTTGAGCAGAAAAATAAGCGTTGGGGAATCTGTTGATGGAGCTTTCGTAACCAATCCTTCGTCTTTCATCGTCACCGGTGATCTGCGTGTGGTGCCTATTTTATCTGGATTGTTTCAAACCCTCAGCAATCTTGGCATTGCAGTCACTCAAGGTGCATCCATGAGGAGTATGAGTTTTTATATTGATGAG ATTGAAAAATTGTTCGAGTTGTGTTTAACTTCTGCAACCCCTTTGGACGACATGATATTCAAGAAAACTGGCTTGAGCTCCACAGTCTCCACTGCTGCAAAACCTGAGCCTGGGATCAATCTGTTGCGTCACATTCCGAAGGATAAAGCTCACTCTAGAGAGATTGTTCTAAAAGTTTTCTTGCAGGAATCAACGAATAAATTTTTGTATGCAGAAGCTATGGATGATTTCGTGGATCTGCTTTTTAGCTTCCTCACTATTCCAATGGGAGGAGTAGAGGTCCTTCTTGGCGGGAACACTGGTTTCACAGGCATTCACAATTTATACAGAAGCGTATGTGATGACTTCCATGATAAGTGTTTTAGGACTCCAGAGATTCGAAATAGGCTCATTGATGCAAAGCTACCTCACGGTTATATTTCGAAAAACCAGTTTTTACCCCTCAGTGAAGATAGTATACCTAATCTATATTACAGCTCAGTTAATTGGAGGATGGATTTGGTAATTAAAAACACTTCTTTTGATGAGAAGGTAGGCAGTATGATTAACCAATTCAAATACTCGAGGGAATTATTTGTCAAGAAACATACAAAGTGTATAGTAACTGATGATTTGAAGGTGGATCCTTGTTTGTCTACCGCGTTTTTTATTCTGAACAAGCTTGGAATCCCTCTCTCGGATGTGAAAGAAATGGAGTTGAACATTGGTTTGGAGGAG GCATTGTGTATACTGAAGGCTTCTCTTACATCAACAACGGTTTTAACTGATGTCCTTGTAAAACCTATGCTTACAAAAAGGCAAAAACTAGACAAGCAGACTAAGCAAGAACCCTAA
- the LOC131009993 gene encoding uncharacterized protein LOC131009993 yields MSYNTYAKLPLKVMINKQKSKVLFAEANSDFINVLLSFLAMPLGKIVENYIPLGSLNTLNSSLSNLDQSYFSTRGAKQMLLNPQSSFRAECRKLAIDITASNPSRYFVCEDGDCTKSGFRNVSMYSDIATCECGKSLNRSVSVEERLDVGVFTISPLSFVVTDDLRVAPIVSGVIQTLNSLGITETEGAELMRLSFDADEIKKLLNLCLTSTTPFTDMIFAKTGVISTAAKPEPGILLHHIQKSDANPRKMALKICLQKSTNKFLFAEAMDEFVEFLCSFLTLPLAGVEFLLGGKTGLKNIDNLYTSLSNGIDAKYFTTSDMKSRLINPKLPHGYRSEYPFLPLSEDGPPKLFYKEEMIKCHRYSKILKPERTYFHHSQKDVYNLQVCLQKSTIKFLYAEAIFDDFMEFLYGFIHLPLAALEFLLSGNTGVHSLDSLYRSVSPGIEDKYFTSPEAKMPYGFDSEQSLPLSDVKERELGVGIEEGLGILKASLTSKTALTDAIIEPMHVETRELTTVFLNIMSVKGVAEVKQKISNFPI; encoded by the exons ATGTCATACAACACCTATGCAAAGCTGCCTCTCAAAGTTATGATCAACAAACAGAAATCCAAGGTCCTCTTTGCAGAAGCCAACAGTGATTTCATCAACGTCTTGTTAAGCTTTTTGGCGATGCCTTTGGGGAAAATCGTGGAAAACTACATTCCACTAGGAAGCTTGAACACTTTGAACTCATCTTTAAGTAATCTCGACCAATCCTATTTCTCTACGCGAGGCGCAAAGCAGATGCTGCTGAATCCACAAAGTTCGTTTCGTGCCGAATGCCGTAAACTCGCGATTGATATCACTGCTAGCAACCCTAGCCGATACTTCGTCTGTGAAGACGGTGATTGTACTAAATCAGGTTTTAGGAATGTGAGCATGTATTCTGATATAGCTACATGTGAATGTGGGAAATCGCTCAACAGATCTGTATCCGTCGAGGAGCGTTTAGACGTCGGAGTTTTCACGATCAGTCCGTTGTCTTTCGTCGTCACCGATGATCTGCGTGTGGCGCCGATTGTGTCCGGAGTTATTCAAACGCTCAACAGTCTTGGCATTACAGAAACTGAAGGAGCAGAGCTCATGCGTTTGAGCTTTGATGCTGATGAG ATTAAGAAATTGCTTAACTTATGCTTAACTTCGACAACCCCTTTCACCGACATGATATTCGCGAAAACTGGGGTAATCTCCACTGCTGCAAAACCGGAACCTGGGATTTTGCTGCATCATATTCAGAAGAGCGACGCAAACCCTAGAAAAATGGCTTTGAAGATCTGCTTGCAGAAGTCGACGAATAAATTTCTGTTTGCGGAAGCAATGGATGAGTTTGTTGAATTCCTCTGTAGCTTCCTCACTCTTCCATTAGCAGGAGTTGAGTTTCTTCTGGGAGGGAAAACTGGCCTCAAAAACATCGACAATTTATACACAAGCCTCTCAAATGGCATCGATGCAAAGTATTTTACTACTTCAGATATGAAAAGCAGGCTCATAAATCCCAAGCTACCTCACGGTTATAGATCTGAATATCCCTTTCTACCGCTCAGCGAAGATGGCCCTCCTAAACTTTTTTACAAAGAAGAGATGATCAAATGCCATAGGTATAGTAAAATACTGAAGCCTGAAAGAACTTATTTTCATCATAGTCAGAAAG ACGTGTACAATCTGCAAGTGTGCTTGCAGAAGTCTACGATTAAATTTCTGTATGCGGAGGCAATATTTGATGATTTCATGGAGTTTCTTTATGGTTTCATTCATCTTCCCTTAGCTGCACTTGAGTTCCTTTTGAGTGGCAACACCGGTGTTCACAGTCTCGACAGTTTATACCGAAGTGTCTCTCCTGGAATCGAAGACAAGTATTTCACTTCACCGGAAGCTAAGATGCCTTACG GTTTCGATTCTGAGCAGTCTCTGCCTCTCTCAGATGTGAAGGAAAGGGAGTTAGGTGTTGGAATTGAAGAG GGATTAGGTATCTTGAAGGCTTCTCTTACATCAAAAACAGCTCTAACTGATGCCATCATTGAACCCATGCATGTTGAAACTAGAGAGCTAACCACAGTTTTCTTGAATATCATGTCGGTCAAGGGAGTTGCAGAAGTTAAACAGAAAATAAGCAATTTCCCAATCTAA
- the LOC131009994 gene encoding uncharacterized protein LOC131009994 translates to MSRDNTKLSLKVMFNKHKSKVLFAEANTDFVEILLSFLTLPLGKLVTNIRKHYGDEAPAIGSLNTLHQGLANLDSAHFSLPGAKEMLLNPETSFRAECRNLAIDISSSLRERRYYVCEDWECPKSAHKNISLYSDIAKCACGGSLKTVMELLKFSLTSATPLTDVIIKKTQTSFTAATGPETFLPDIQRDDHANPRNLVLQVCLQKSTNKFLFAVATAEFVELLLSFLTVPLGGVEFLLRGNTGLKNIDNLYRSVTNGIDDKYFESLDIKNRLINPKVAQGFFARNDQFLPLSEASPTLYFDFKKNEQKKKMECSFSERDGSRVVRSFNLNEEISSNYVKKQTMCFVKDDLTLSPNLESTFSILDGLGIPFSDVIEMDLQIGLKEALGILKASLISKTALTDALITPMLNKRVKLERQPKQEP, encoded by the exons ATGTCTAGAGATAATACCAAGCTATCTCTCAAAGTCATGTTCAACAAACACAAGTCCAAGGTTCTCTTCGCCGAAGCCAACACAGATTTCGTCGAAATTTTGCTAAGTTTCCTCACATTGCCATTGGGAAAACTCGTCACAAATATTCGAAAACACTACGGAGACGAAGCACCCGCCATCGGAAGCTTGAACACTTTGCACCAAGGCTTAGCTAATCTCGACAGCGCCCATTTCTCCTTGCCAGGAGCCAAGGAGATGCTGCTGAATCCAGAAACTTCTTTTCGAGCCGAATGCCGAAACCTAGCGATTGATATCAGCAGCAGCCTCCGCGAGAGAAGATACTACGTGTGTGAGGACTGGGAATGCCCTAAATCTGCTCACAAGAATATAAGCCTTTATTCTGATATAGCAAAGTGTGCTTGCGGTGGATCGTTGAAgaca gTTATGGAGTTGCTCAAGTTTTCTTTAACTTCTGCAACTCCTTTGACCGACGTGATAATCAAGAAGACTCAGACCAGCTTCACCGCTGCAACGGGACCTGAGACTTTCTTACCTGATATTCAAAGAGATGATCATGCAAACCCTAGAAATTTAGTCTTGCAAGTGTGCTTGCAGAAATCAACCAACAAATTTTTGTTTGCTGTTGCTACGGCTGAGTTCGTGGAGCTTCTCCTCAGCTTCCTCACCGTTCCTTTAGGTGGAGTCGAGTTCCTTTTGAGAGGCAACACCGGTTTGAAAAACATCGACAATTTATACCGAAGTGTGACAAATGGGATCGATGATAAGTATTTTGAGAGTTTAGACATTAAAAATAGGCTGATAAATCCGAAGGTAGCTCAGGGTTTCTTTGCCAGAAATGATCAGTTTCTACCTCTCAGTGAAGCCTCTCCTACGCTGTATTTCGATTTTAAGAAGAACgagcagaagaagaagatggaATGCAGTTTTAGTGAGAGAGATGGAAGTAGAGTTGTTCGTTCATTCAACTTGAATGAGGAAATTAGTAGCAATTATGTCAAGAAACAAACAATGTGTTTTGTTAAAGATGATTTAACTTTGAGCCCTAATTTGGAATCAACCTTCTCCATTCTTGACGGTCTCGGAATTCCTTTCTCGGATGTGATAGAAATGGATTTGCAAATCGGACTTAAAGAG GCATTAGGGATACTCAAGGCTTCTCTTATATCGAAAACGGCATTAACTGACGCATTGATCACACCAATGCTAAACAAAAGAGTAAAATTAGAGCGTCAGCCCAAGCAAGAGCCTTGA